In Augochlora pura isolate Apur16 chromosome 3, APUR_v2.2.1, whole genome shotgun sequence, the sequence AAAATTCCAGCGACAGGAAAACGGCTCGCGTATCGCGGTCGTTATCGCGCAGCGGAAACGAGGCGCCACGGTtatctttttacaattattttcatgctGCATTCTAATCGGCTTATCAGAACGCAACCTTCTCCCTCCCGACGTTGAAAACTTCGCAGATTAACTTTCAGCTTGATTTCTTAAGTTTCCATCCGCGAAACTAGTTCCAGAACATTCTAAGAAGCTATAGGCGACGTTTACGAGAAGTGCTAGTCACGAAACTctttattccaataatatattatagattgaACGAAGCTCAAGGGCGGGGTTCTCTCTAACGATCCGAACGCTCGACACGTCGAAGAacatattaaatcgtttattcGGTATCGTGGCGATAAAAACTACAGAAAGAACAATGCAACAAGTTAAATCAAAGTTAAATTAGTATAGAATACAAGTTAAATTAATCCCGTCCCGCGACGCTACAGATTGTTGTCCTCCTCGGGCAGCAGAGAGGTCCTACTCCGCGCCGACACAGCCGGTATGTCGCCTGCGTggaaattaacaaattactcGCCGCGGAAAGCTGGCTCCGTAAATGGACAGTTACAGCGAGAACAATGAATAATTACCGATGGAATACCTCCTCGCTTTGCGCTTTATGACGAGGAGGACGGCCACGGTGGCGACCGTCGCCGCGATGATCGCGATTATCAAGATGCCGCCCATCGTGGCATAACTCGTGGTCTTTGTCTGTTGCTCGGAGATCGTGTAGCAAGACGAGTCTAGAACAGAGTAACCTCGATAATAAAGCTTCCGTCGCAAACCAAGTCGACGCGAGTCCCTCACCTGTGCTCATGAGACACGCGACCGAATCGTTGTTGGCGCCATCCGGCCTGTATCCCTTGGAGCAGAGAGTCTCGCTGCCGATCTCGTTCGAGCAATTGTTGTAGCACAGCGGGCTGCTGGCGAACACGCTGGCGATGGTGTCGTTCACGGTGTCGGCGATGACCGTTCTGCAATAGAAGGGAGCATTGTTTCAGGGCGTCGCGTCACGGACAAGATCGCCGATGCTGTGGAATGTGCTCCGCGTGGTGGAGAGAAGACCTCGAGaatatgattaaaaaatgCCAATGTATTCTAATGGCATTCATTGTGAGGTCTTGCAATCCCTTGAGACCCTCCGCCGCTCGGAATGCACTCTGTATCAGAGACCACCCATATCCTCGTTTACCAGTCGCCTACTTCAAAGACAATTGGTTCCAGAGTCTTGTGAGCCAAGGACATCGTTACCTAAAACATTCCACGACACACCGGGTGCTTGAGAACCCGTACTCACGCGTTCAGGTGTTGGTCGTCGGGTCGCGCGTGGACAACGCAGAACGAGGGTTGGTCGCATCGCGGCCCGTTCCAGCCGTAGAAGCACTCGCACGTGGCGTTCTCAGTGACGCAGAGGCCGCGCTCGTTGCAGTTGTCCTCGCAGGCGCTGACGCAGCCGGTCTCGTTGTCTTTCCGAACGAACCCGACGTCGCACCGGCAGTCCCCGGGCGCTATGCACCTGCCGTAGGTGCAGTTTCCGCAATCGGGCTCGCAGACCTGGCTCGCCTCGCTGCGAACGACGAGCTTGTGCCCGTCTGCGCACTCGCAGACCCCGGTAGCCGTGCAACTGCCATTCACGCAGGAGACGCAGAACGGCACACATCTACCGTCCAGGTCCTTCACGAAACCGTGGTCGCACGTGCAGAGCTGCGGCGCGTGGCAGGTGCCGTTGGCGCAGTCGAAAGGGCAGACCGGCTCGCAGGTGAATTCCGCCGGGTTCTCGACGTACCTGCGGACACCGGCGTGGATAAAAGTGGTGGCGTTTGGTCGCGCGGGTGGAACAAACTCGAGGACATATAAgtaagaagagaaagaaagagtaacagaaaatatacGCCAGGAGAGATACgagaagagagacagagttcacgctttgcgctcgaagccatttcgaCCAGTGGTGTTGACATAAATAAAGGGTATTTCGAGAAGAGAAATTATGGTTTCATTAAAGCGAACAGTGTGAAACGAGTGTCGACGTCGCTCTCCGTCGAGCTTTCGGAAGCTTCCGCACTCACCGGTAGCCGTCCTTGCACCTGCAGATGTCGGGCGCCACGCAGACCCCGTTGTCGCCGCAAGGTTGCTTGCAGTCGGGCACGCAACCCGATTCGGTCTTCTTGTAGCCTTTGTTGCAGCTGCACTCGTTCGGCGCGACGCAGGTACCGAACGGACAGCCGTCGCTGCAGTTCGGCGCGCAGACGACCGGATTGCCCGGCGTCGGCAGGTAGCCGACGTTGCAGTCGCAATGGTCGGGCGCGTCGCAAGTGCCGTTGCCGCAGGGAACTCCGCAGGTGGGCACGCAGGAGTGCGTCAGTCCGTCCGGGGACTCGTATCCCTTGTAGCACCTGCACTCGTTCGGCGCGACGCACGTTCCGTGGACGCAGGGCACTTCGCATCGGGGCTCGCATCTCGACGTCTCGTTCGACACGTGCGCGTAGCCGTGCTCGCACTCGCAAACGTTCGGCGAAACGCAGTGGCCGCCGTCCCCGCATCCAAAGGGACACACCGGCTCGCATATACGAAACGGTCCATTCTGGAAGCATTCGGTTAGCCGAGTTCTGTTAATTCAATCGTGCAATTGAATCGCATTGTGTTTTTATTGCATCGTAATTCGACCGCGTTctagacaattttataattcaagcTTCTCGGTTCGttcaattactaattattttaattgcggGTGTTACGGAAATACAGTGTAGTCGAAGTAcactttaattaaaacgcaGTATCATTGCAACGTAATGTAATTCGAAcgcaattttatcaaattacaATGCAAGTTAATTACATTCGCAAGTACAATGCCTtgagtaattaaattgtagtTCTGCGCAGCTTTGGCGAAGGGGCGACGCGATCGTAGTTTAATCAGAGGTCGAGCGATTACCATTTCGTATCCTACGTCGCACTTGCACACATTCGGTTCGATGCATTTGCCGTTCGTGCAGGGTGGAGTGCATTGGGGCTCGCACCGCGTCGTGTCGTTCTCCAGATGATCGTAGCCGTCGTAGCAGGCGCAGGTGCCAGGGGATACGCAATGGCCGTTCGTGCATCCATGGGGACACACCGGCTTGCAGGAATCTCCGACCTGGAAGCATTCGGTTACCCAAAAGGGACGCGACGTGATTCGAATTCAACGAAAACGCGAACGATTACCTGTTCGTATCCGTCGTCGCAGCTGCACTCTTCCGGTCCGCTGCAGTGCTGGAACTCGCCGCACTCGGAGCAATAAGGCACGCACACGTGTTTCATGGTCTCGTTGCCGTATAGGAGATACTCTCTGCTGTACCCGTAGCCATCGTAGCAGGTGCACGTGTTCGGCTCCGTGCACTTCCCGTTCACGCAAGCGTTCTCGCAGATCGGCTCGCACACGTTGCTCGAGTCCCCTTTCTTCTGGTAGCCGTAATCGCACATGCAGGTAAAGGGTCTTACGCACTCGCCCCACAAGCAGTCCTCATGGCATATCGGCACGCAGACGTACGCCGGTTCGTCTGTCGTCATAGTGTCATTCAAGTAGTAGCCGGGGTGACAGCTGCACGTTTCCGGGGCCGTGCACTCGCCGTTAACGCAGGGCGACGAGCACGTCGGGACGCAGGTGTCGGACGCGGTTCTCGTGTAGCCTCTGCAGCATTCCCTCACCGTTTTAAAGAATGTGACGTACTGGAACGGCGAGATTGAACGACGATTATCATCTTTGCACCGCAGACGAATGATCCCGCCTAACGACAGGATCGTCTTTTGTTTGACTTTTCTCATTACGATAAATCGAGTAATTCCGATCGCCGTCACGACGACGCAGAGTATCCCGGTTCCGAGGGACAATCTCCAATGGACTTAAAGATGCATTCAAGACGGAATCATTTTCATTGGGAATTAACTGCGGGATCGTTACTAAGGGGTCGGGAATTATACCAACCACCGAGACGAAGTAAAACGATTCGATTCCGACGGAACGTTTCCATACGGATTTCAAGGTAAATTGCGATATGAACATTTTCGAATTTAGTTCAGTTTGAAGGGAAGAGTCGAAGAGTTCTCTTCAAGGTAGTTAAGACGTCTTAATCAAACTCCAATGTCGcgttgcaaaaaaaaaaatcgacaaGCCATACGCACAGCCATTGGTAATGCCTGGTGATCGAACTATTCGATCGAGAGCTCTCTATCGGGGGTGCGAAGATTAACGGCAAACACCGCCGACGTTCCCGCGTCGCTCACCTCTTTTTTGTAATTCCATCGTTCTCGCCTCTTGTAGAAAATACCCAAATGCCTCTCATGGTAGGTCTCGATGTACGGAACGTAATGGGACTCGTTGTAACTGAAAAACGTGCGTCCCGTCTGAGTCTCGTGGCCGCTGGCGATTTCACGCGATTCGGACTCACCTCACCAACTTGTGGCAATAGCCTGATCCATGATCCGTCGGCACTTCAAGGCCCCACGTATCGTCCGGAGCGAGGACAACGGCGAACAAAAGTAACCGCAACATCTCGCGAAACTTGGACCGCGACTGAATGCTCGCGAGGCGTATCGCTCCACCGAACACAGCCGCAGTTTTTCCTCTCCACGCCGCTACGACGACAGTCTCGGCCAGAGACCAAACAGGAAGCCGAGAGATACCGCTTTCCTGGACAATCGGGGAACCTCCGAACGCATTACGATATGAAATCTCTATCTACCGTTTCCATATGTTCTTTTCGTTCCTTTATTCGTCCGACAACTTTACAAAAGTTACATCGACGTGTACCGCCGCGACAGCCTAACAGCCGGCTCGCGGCTTTTGCGGCGGTTCGCACTAGGACACGCCTGCCAGGGGTGGGAAAGGTGCCTGAAAATTTCGGGTACCTTATCCCTTGGATCGGCGTGACTCGGGTCGAGGACGGGAGCCGAGAGCTTGCCACATCGAAGACGAGTCGGATTACCTAAAATCTACCTAACGCTGGCCGACGCGACTTCGATGCACCTGTGTAATCTTCGGGTATCGTCAAGCTTTCGGGACCCGAAATGTCAGGTACCCATTCATTCCAAAACCAGCGACGTCGCTCGTCGCTGTGAATCTCTCCTTCTcgctctcactctttctcacGCATTCACGCTCGCAGTTTTTACGACACCAACAACGACTCGTCGCGGACGCATCTCTGCCTGCCTTTGACGCCGGTCTCCTTCCTGAATCCGTAATTGCAGATGCAGTAGTTGGGCAGGGTGCAAGTGCCGTTCGGGCATCCGCCCGGGCAGAACGGCAGACACCTGGTACGGGTCGGGTCTGATGGGTCCATGATGTAGCCGCGCTTGCACCGGCACTGATTCAGCCCGACGCACTCGCCGTTCATGCAGGTGCTCTCGCAGATTGGCTCGCCGGACGGCGACATGCCGGTCTGCGACATGCCAGTCTGCGAGTTGCCGGGATACGAGTTGCCGGGGTACGAGTTGCCGGGGTACGAGTTGCCAGGGTACGAATTGCCAGGGTATGAATTGCCTGGGTACGAGTTGCCAGGTTGGGAGCTGCCAGGATACGAGTTTCCAGGGTGCTGGTTGCCAGGGTACGAGTTTCCAGGATACGAGTTGCCAGGGCGCGTGGTTGCCGGTTGGACGCAGACACCGGTCTGCTGATCGACGACGTACCCGGCTTCGCACATGCAGTTATTCGGTCCGACGCATCTGCCGTAGGGACCGCAGCCGTATTGACACTGCGAGGGGCCCTCGTTGGGCCTGAACTGGGGACAGCGGCCGGTGTTGGGGTCCGGGACGAGTCCGTAGTCGCACATGCATAGGTCGGGGCCTACGCAGTAGCCGAGGGGACCGCAGCCGTTTCTGCATTGGAACGAGGACGCCACGCACTTGCGGAGGTCGGGGTCCAATCGGGAGCCCTCGCCGCAGACGCACTGATTCGGGCCCACGCAGGTCCCGTTCACGCCGCAACCGTTCCTGCACAGGGGCTTGGTGTCCGACAAAGACGTCAGGGGCACGCAATTGCCGCGCTGGTCGCGCTCGAACCCGATCCTGCAGTTGCAGGTACCCGGGGCCACGCACTCGCCGTTCTGGCACCCTCGGGGACAGTCCGGCACGCAGCTATTCGACGCGTCCATCTTGTAGCCTGGTCTGCAGTTGCAGACGCCTGGCTCCACGCAATCGCCGTTCGAGCAGCCTTGAGCGCACTCCGGGACGCATCTGCCGGATTGGTCCATCGTGTAGCCTGGTCTGCAATTGCAGACGCCTGGCTGGACGCAGATGCCGTTCGGACAGCCTGCGGGACAGTCCGGGCTGCAGGTGTCGGACGAGTTCTTCGTGTAACCTGGCTTACAGTTGCAGAAGCCCGGGGCTACGCAGTCGCCGTTTTGACAGCCTCGGGGACATTCCGGTCTGCAGACGCCGGCCGAGTCCATCGAGTATTCTGGCTTGCAGGTGCAGACGTCTGGGGCAACGCAGTCGCCGTTCAGACATCCTCGCGGACACTCGGGGCTACAGTTGTCGTACTGATCCTTCTTGTAGCCTGGCCTGCAGTTGCAGACACCCGGCTGAACGCAGTCGCCGTTCGGACATCCTCCGGGACAGTCTGGGCTGCAGTTGCCGGATGGATTCTTCTTGTAGCCTGGCTTGCAGTTGCAGACGCCTGGCTCGACACAGTCGCCGCCCTCGCAGCCCTTCGGACAGCTGGGAGTGCAGGTCTCGGTGTCGCCTGGCGGGTTCACGTACCTGAAGGCAATAgaaatttagtttcgtttctattaaattattggatcgaatcataaataacttccgaTGCCGCTAGATAGAATTTATTACTCCCATCTACCAACTATGAGTCACCGGAGCGGCCAAGCTTCTGTTCTCAGTAAATAGATAAcacttcgaaataaataaaataaatataataaatgccTGATAAAACTACGGAAGTTATTCATGCGTTGACGCAATGCAACATCCGCGACTGCATTGGCTCAGAATGCAGGATCGTTGATCCAAATCTCACCCTTCGCGGCAGGAGCACACGCCCGGAGAAGTGCACTCTCCGTTGCGACAATTCTCGCAGGCGGGCACGCACTTGGTTTCCTCGGGCTCGTAGATGTTCGGCGACGGGGAGGACTGCAGGATGTAGCCGGTCTTGCACCTGCAAACTCTCGGGGCCACGCAGTCACCGTTGTTGCACCCGCCGAGACAGATCGGCTTGCACTCGCCGTCGACCTCGTCGTAGCCCAGCTTGCAGATGCAATTGTTAGGCGAGAAACAGTACGCGTCCTTCTGGCAGGGTTTCTCGCAGTACGGCATGCAGACGCCCTTCAGAGGGTACCAGTTGTCGGGGCAGCTGCACTCGTTCGGCGCGGTGCACTTGCCGCCGAAGCAACCCTGCGGGCAGCGTGGCTCGCAGGCGTCGGACGTCTCGTTCGCCTCGTAGCCGTCGCAGCAGTACAAGATCGTGATCTGCCCGTTTGTCTGAGAGGACATAgatcattgaaatttatagaTCGGATCTTTGCTGATCGAAACAGCTATAGGATTTTGTGTAATTATACAACCCCtagccgtactttgacgagtctggctcgcGATTTCTAATCATGATCTGTTAAGTATGAACGTTATTCTTCAagccaaaataaaatactgtgcttttgttattaaccccttgcgttataacaacgagtcggactcgtgatacaCATTTCATGCAAGacatatgaatattattaatttcttctatatctaaataaaaataaattcttctgcgATCAAAACGAAAATGAAGGACaacaaaaaaagagaaattgtcTAGcgctattaagaaaaatgttaagaataaataaatgttaaaaaaacaaCGGGAAAGGAaccatagtgcaaggggttaatgtttAAGCGCCGAAGTAAAGGCACACCATAagtattgattttatttcacccCCAAGACATTATTGCggtaaaaaatcatttaagcATTGTTACTGCGAAGGTATAGGTactgaaaagggttaaaattatccTCATCAATTAAAAACGACGAAATGCGAATATTCGTAGATACTTACCGCCCCTTCCTCCGGCGTCGAGGGTAGAGTGTTGTGTGGGAACTGTTTCGTGGCGTTCAAAGCCATGGCCTCTGCGTAGCTGAAATACACATACGACGTATGAAAACATAAACGGGCCAGCCAGCTCACGTTGCCGTGATAACCGGGGGCCAAAGGTTGCGCGTTCTTACGCGAGCCTCGAACGCTGCGATCCGCTCTACTACGCTCCGAACGTCGAAAAGAATTTAACCGTGAAAACATTGATCCAATCACGTTTTTCAAATCAATTCCTCCGAAAATATATCCTATATTAAACCGACCACGTACTAAACGAAATCAGATGTTAACAGGCTCTCTATGAATAGTCgacttcttctatttttatatatttatctttctccgTTATCGAGAACTAGCGCTCGCGTACTTTATCAGAAAGAGAGGATGTCACTCGGGCATTGTCATAAGTTTCTCTCTCAAAAAAAATTACCACCTATGGTGCAAAGTATACGATTTTAATCAGGTTCAATATTTAGTAAAGAAGCCTACGGATTTCTCCGG encodes:
- the LOC144467738 gene encoding uncharacterized protein LOC144467738, producing the protein MINMRRTAIVCALLVTLLAADTMAVEGVKGGYRSRTGVKGGRQGQGAAVNATTLAGRCYKTMSYAEAMALNATKQFPHNTLPSTPEEGATNGQITILYCCDGYEANETSDACEPRCPQGCFGGKCTAPNECSCPDNWYPLKGVCMPYCEKPCQKDAYCFSPNNCICKLGYDEVDGECKPICLGGCNNGDCVAPRVCRCKTGYILQSSPSPNIYEPEETKCVPACENCRNGECTSPGVCSCREGYVNPPGDTETCTPSCPKGCEGGDCVEPGVCNCKPGYKKNPSGNCSPDCPGGCPNGDCVQPGVCNCRPGYKKDQYDNCSPECPRGCLNGDCVAPDVCTCKPEYSMDSAGVCRPECPRGCQNGDCVAPGFCNCKPGYTKNSSDTCSPDCPAGCPNGICVQPGVCNCRPGYTMDQSGRCVPECAQGCSNGDCVEPGVCNCRPGYKMDASNSCVPDCPRGCQNGECVAPGTCNCRIGFERDQRGNCVPLTSLSDTKPLCRNGCGVNGTCVGPNQCVCGEGSRLDPDLRKCVASSFQCRNGCGPLGYCVGPDLCMCDYGLVPDPNTGRCPQFRPNEGPSQCQYGCGPYGRCVGPNNCMCEAGYVVDQQTGVCVQPATTRPGNSYPGNSYPGNQHPGNSYPGSSQPGNSYPGNSYPGNSYPGNSYPGNSYPGNSYPGNSQTGMSQTGMSPSGEPICESTCMNGECVGLNQCRCKRGYIMDPSDPTRTRCLPFCPGGCPNGTCTLPNYCICNYGFRKETGVKGRQRCVRDESLLVSLTIPEDYTGASKSRRPALEISYRNAFGGSPIVQESGISRLPVWSLAETVVVAAWRGKTAAVFGGAIRLASIQSRSKFREMLRLLLFAVVLAPDDTWGLEVPTDHGSGYCHKLVSYNESHYVPYIETYHERHLGIFYKRRERWNYKKEYVTFFKTVRECCRGYTRTASDTCVPTCSSPCVNGECTAPETCSCHPGYYLNDTMTTDEPAYVCVPICHEDCLWGECVRPFTCMCDYGYQKKGDSSNVCEPICENACVNGKCTEPNTCTCYDGYGYSREYLLYGNETMKHVCVPYCSECGEFQHCSGPEECSCDDGYEQVGDSCKPVCPHGCTNGHCVSPGTCACYDGYDHLENDTTRCEPQCTPPCTNGKCIEPNVCKCDVGYEMNGPFRICEPVCPFGCGDGGHCVSPNVCECEHGYAHVSNETSRCEPRCEVPCVHGTCVAPNECRCYKGYESPDGLTHSCVPTCGVPCGNGTCDAPDHCDCNVGYLPTPGNPVVCAPNCSDGCPFGTCVAPNECSCNKGYKKTESGCVPDCKQPCGDNGVCVAPDICRCKDGYRYVENPAEFTCEPVCPFDCANGTCHAPQLCTCDHGFVKDLDGRCVPFCVSCVNGSCTATGVCECADGHKLVVRSEASQVCEPDCGNCTYGRCIAPGDCRCDVGFVRKDNETGCVSACEDNCNERGLCVTENATCECFYGWNGPRCDQPSFCVVHARPDDQHLNATVIADTVNDTIASVFASSPLCYNNCSNEIGSETLCSKGYRPDGANNDSVACLMSTDSSCYTISEQQTKTTSYATMGGILIIAIIAATVATVAVLLVIKRKARRYSIGDIPAVSARSRTSLLPEEDNNL